In a single window of the Mustela nigripes isolate SB6536 chromosome 17, MUSNIG.SB6536, whole genome shotgun sequence genome:
- the LOC132005939 gene encoding interferon lambda-4-like, protein MAVALWVLVTAIEVADPCVATPRRCLLSHYRSLDPRTLAAVKALRDSYVSDAQTSPPGPPSPRARRAPAADPADVAGRGRSKREHRPRLWASAPRAPPAGGLGTTSGQVAACARPSVSRCLQPASAPCESRAVPCTVRTTVRPGAFHVQESPPPQRFGGLARRPSLTPALVPQEEETLSWRPRNCSFRPRRDRPRPWSCARLRVVVRDLADAQAVLSRLPSPDRFPGTGPTLELLAAARRDVGACLELVRPGSWRKSLRPPRRRPPTRRADSPRCHEANVIFNLLRLLTWDLKLVANSGPCL, encoded by the exons ATGGCCGTGGCGCTGTGGGTCTTGGTGACCGCGATCGAGGTGGCGGACCCCTGCGTGGCGACACCCCGGCGCTGCCTCCTGTCCCACTACCGCtcgctggatcccaggacgctggcgGCCGTCAAGGCGCTGAGGGACAGCTACGTGAGTGATGCCCAGACGTCCCCACCCGGTCCCCCGAGCCCGAGGGCCCGCCGGGCCCCAGCCGCTGATCCCG CAGATGTTGCCGGCCGCGGCCGGAGCAAGCGGGAGCACCGACCCCGCCTCTGGGCCAGTGCCCCGAGGGCGCCCCCTGCAGGCGGGCTGGGCACCACCTCGGGCCAAGTGGCTGCCTGCGCAAGGCCAAGCGTCTCGAGGTGCCTTCAGCCAGCGTCCGCGCCTTGCGAGAGCCGCGCGGTTCCGTGTACAGTCCGCACAACCGTCCGGCCAGGCGCGTTCCACGTGCAGGAATCCCCGCCGCCGCAGCGCTTCGGGGGCCTGGCGAGGAGGCCCAGCCTCACGCCGGCCCTTGTCCCGCAGGAGGAGGAGACGCTGAGCTGGAGGCCGCGCAACTGCTCGTTCCGCCCAAGGAGGGATCGTCCGCGGCCGTGG TCTTGCGCGCGCCTCCGCGTCGTGGTCCGGGACCTGGCGGACGCCCAGGCTGTGCTGAGCCGCCTGCCCAGCCCTGATCGGTTCCCCGGCACCGGCCCGACCCTAGAGCTGCTGGCGGCCGCGCGACGGGACGTGGGAGCCTGC CTCGAGCTGGTCCGGCCGGGCTCGTGGAGGAAGTCCCTGCGGCCACCGAGGAGACGTCCCCCAACACGGAGAGCT GACTCGCCTCGGTGCCACGAAGCCAACGTCATCTTCAACCTCCTGCGCCTGCTCACGTGGGACCTGAAGCTGGTGGCGAACTCGGGGCCTTGTCTCTGA
- the IFNL3 gene encoding interferon lambda-3 — protein sequence MAVGCLPVLIAMVLTRTEAVPGPKPLEVFPDAGGCHLAQFQSLSPQELQAFKKAKDTFEESLSLKAWSCRPRLFPRTWDLQQLQVGERPVALEAEVALTLKVLETMADRSLGSILDQPLHTLRHIQSELQACVEAQPLAGPRPRGRLHHWLHRLHEAPKKEPLGCLENSVMFNLFRLLTRDLKCVASGDLCA from the exons ATGGCCGTGGGCTGCCTGCCGGTGCTGATAGCTATGGTGCTGACCCGGACAGAAGCAGTTCCTGGCCCCAAGCCCCTCGAGGTCTTCCCTGATGCAGGGGGCTGCCACTTGGCCCAGTTCCAGTCTCTGTCCCCGCAAGAGCTGCAGGCCTTCAAGAAGGCCAAGGACACCTTT GAAGAGTCACTCTCCCTGAAGGCTTGGAGCTGCCGCCCCCGCCTCttccccaggacctgggacctaCAGCAGCTGCAG GTGGGGGAGCGCCCCGTGGCCTTGGAGGCCGAGGTGGCCTTGACCCTGAAGGTCCTGGAGACCATGGCTGACAGGTCCCTGGGGAGCATTCTGGACCAGCCCCTTCACACGCTGCGCCACATCCAGTCTGAGCTCCAGGCCTGT GTGGAAGCTCAGCCCCTGGCAGGACCCCGGCCCCGAGGCCGCCTCCACCACTGGCTGCACCGGCTCCACGAGGCCCCAAAGAAG GAGCCCCTTGGCTGCCTGGAAAACTCCGTCATGTTCAACCTCTTTCGCCTCCTTACCCGGGACCTGAAATGCGTGGCCAGTGGAGACCTGTGCGCGTGA